The following DNA comes from Cuculus canorus isolate bCucCan1 chromosome 7, bCucCan1.pri, whole genome shotgun sequence.
TTGTATACTTCTCTAAAGAAGTAATTTATTGCATTCCATTTATTGCCTTCAGCTCCAGTCCTTGCAGAAGCCCGTGTTTTTCACCCATTAGCATCCTCCACTACTAAATGCTTTGTGGTTTAGAGACCAGATTTGATGCACTCGCATATTCACTGATTAGGATTTTAGTTGATTTAAAGAATTTACAATTCTCCAGTAGCAGCAGATATTTATTCACTTACTATTTCAGAATAATCTGAAAGGAATACCCCTGCCTCGGTATATCTACAGCTATGTTTTGATTCATTCATACCCTCCCAGAATCAAACCTTGGACGTTTAGAAAGTCAGCAAAGGTACTGGCTATTTGGAAACATTATTTAACCACACACATCCTGTGTCCATGGAACACTGATGTGAGAAATACCCCCCTAACTGAGCACCAGTCCCAGATCTTTTACAGCTGTGCTAAATGAAACACAAGCACATAACATTTGGAAAGGTCGTTGGGTTGCAGCCTCGATACCTACTGATTGTACTGTACCACAATTTAACAGACATCCATTCTCCAATAGCTGCTTTGTCTGGTGTGAGCAGCCTCACGCTCACCTTCATCCAccaacagaggagaaagaagaaagtcaaGGGTGCCACAAGAAAAGTCAGAATAGCACATAGCCTAACCAGTTCCAGAGCACAGCTCTCACCCGTTTGAGTTGCAGGTCTCAGCAGATGAAAACCGAGCAGCTATTTTGTAGCTTAGGTGACACTGGACACAACAAACCTGGTGGGCAGCGTTCCAGCATCAGTGACCGTCCTGCCCTGCCACAGGTATGTGCCTTCGGTGGCAGCGAGGGAGCAGCCACGAGCACGCTTCAGGTTCTGAGCTAGGGAAGCTTCACCCGTATCCTACATACTTTTCTCCAGTTTGCAAGACGTGATATTTATCTCAACTGTAAGACTTGATGCAACCTTGCTGAGTTTCTGGAAAGGTCTTGGACACTGACCCCCACCAGGCAGGCACAACTGAGTATGGAGAGAGAACGTGTTTTCAAATGTCAAAGTCAAAAGGCTGAACTGGTATCTCAATAATAAGAGGAGAAGATAAACGCACAAGAAAGATTTGCATCACAGAGCCAAGATCTGGCCGAGTAGCAGAGTCCAGTTCATTTAGCAGCCAAGAGAAAGCCTACATAGAGTCTCCCTAATGGATAACTAGCATTCATTAAGGAATATCATTACCTAAATTATCCAGGATTTGTTACAAGGCATATGTTGCTTCTCATCACAGACCACAGTATAAAACCCTCTGAGTTAAGGGTAATTTTAACCGTATTGACATAGGTACAAAATCACTAGCAACCCACTAGCTTCCCAAATAATGCTCACGGTCTTCTACTCTCTCTAAAAAAAGCATATTCTATCAAACCTGTCTCAGTAGTCTTCTCATAAGGATTGTGATTTAGTGACAGAAGCCCATTATATCACTCCCTccagaaaacaagcaaacaaacaaaaacaaagaaccaGACAAACCTGAGACGATCTCTGGTGAAATCTAGGCTGAAGGCAGCTGCTCAGGAGACCTCATTACACTGagagtggagagaaaaagagaggagaagtcATAAGGAAAAACCCTAATTAGCCCCTGGCCACCAACTTTTATACCCCTCTTTAGGGCTTCATCATGACTTTCAGGTGCGTGGCTCCTGAGAGCCCTTGATTAACCAAGACACAGCTGTTAACAGCCCTGTCTCCTCGATTTAACTCTTTCCTAACTGGTCTACACTTTCTTTTACTCTTGCAAAACTAAAGACTTCAGACTCATTAGCTGTGCTTCTGCTCTGCATGTACACCCGTGCTAAACCTCTCTGAATCTTAAGCTCATACTTGTTTGATTAAACCACTTCAAATAGAAATCAGTTTCCAGCAGATTTAacagtttaattaaaaagacatCGGTAGTCATTCTCAAAGCACATAATTCTTTATTGAGTGTTTGTTGAAGATCTCTGGCAAGCAAAAGGTTTCTAAAACCAGctttatagggaaaaaaaaaagataaaatacaaattctgaAGGCAGATAATGTACAGCTCTCCCTTCTTTCTATCATATCTTTTTGTCCTCAGCTTTAGCTTTGATACATGTCAccataataataattttgtgtAATGATGTTCTAAGTGGGAGAGGAGTgccttaaaaatcaaaattttaaagagaaggTGACAAAGGCTGGCCCAAGAGTCAAGTACAGAGTTTCAAGGTATACATAGTGTCTTACACCAGAATCAGCAGCTGCAACCAAGCCCAAAGGGAAAGGCAGGCCAATGCTCCACAGGCAGGCTGAGGCCATTGAGGGGACAGACAGAGAGTGGAGGAGCCCTTCTGGGGCCTCAGGATGAGAAAATAATAAGGGAAAGAGGTTGACAGCCCTACCACGGGTAAAACAAACACATCTATACAGTTGTAATACCTATTTGCACGAAAGTAATGCAGTgtaatttttgctttgcagtttcaAGCTCTTGACATGGAGGAAATCGTGGTGGAAACAGTCCTGGCTCCATGGGAaatactgctggtcatttttGCTGCGGTGCTGATAATGAGTTTCCTCATGTTTCTGCCCCCCGCAGCAGTGGTGATCTGGAGAATGAAGCGCGTGCCGCAGATCTCACTGCATGGCTCGGTGTGAGCCAGCCCTGGCACACGCGGTAACACCACTGATCCCTTTGAAGGGTGATTCAGAATAATGACATCTCCAAGGATCACTGTTAGGGCCTAAGATCCTTCCAAAAGCGATGAGTTTCCCAGTCTATCGCTCCTAAGGtcctgtgaaaaaaagatgtgtatAATTTTGACTTCATGTACCACAGATCTCAGCACTTTGCCTTCCATTTTTGGCTACGCTGTAATTACTGTTGCTGGCTTAGTTCCTAGGCTGACTGCTTCTCTTGCATTATAACAGActgaaaagaagactgaaagaaaagcaagcataaTACAGCATTGTATTCCCTTAGCTAACATCAAACCTTTCCATAGCTACACTGTAAATACTAACAAAGCCTTCAGCTGAGGTGACTGAGGTGACTGGTTAAGCAGGTGGACATCTCAAAAGCATGTGGTATATACTGCGGAGAGCCGGTGGTTTAGTCTGGTTGTACTGTGAATGCTGCAATAAAAAAGCATCTTTGTGCTGCTTTGGTCTGATATGAAAACTTACCAGCCTGAAAcatattgtttcttttcttctatatGAATTTTCCACCCTTTGCAAATTTTGAGTGCCAGAACACAAAGtcctccccatcccaatgtTAGAGCAGGAGCATGAGGGATGGCCCGATGCTCAGACATGCCCGGCCAGATACTAACTCGAAGCTAACACAAACATGCAGCAACTATTTGCCTGAATTACATTATGCAAATTTACTCTGGGAAATAACATGATGAAGTATACTTTAGTTTTTAACTGTGTCATAGAGGCTCATTGGTTCAGCTTCCCTTTCtcatatataaataataacttGGATGGTGGGAACAgaacaaaattgcttttctgcaagtttatgggaaaaaaacctgaacaacCTAATCTCCAGCTTAATATCAAATTCAGCTTTCCAGCCTAATTTTTTCACATGATGGGGGCTTATTAGCAGGATTTTTGATGCACAGATTGAACAGTTTCTGTTAGTTTACAAGAGCAATGGTTTGATTTCCTCATGGAATCCTATactgggtttcttttcttttgttagtTGGTTTGGAAAAATCACAAGAATAGCTTTCTATAACTCAGAGAAACGTATTTTTTAACGCCGgcagaaaaattattatggAAAGTGCTCAGTGCTTCACTTATTTTGACTAAAATCAGCATCAGCTGATAGTGAATTGGCTCGAAATGAAAGATTCAAAGACAtttaatggttggactcaatctttaaggtcttttgcaacctaaacaattctatgattctataatctcATTTGATACAGATTATTTGTTTGccagaaataaacaaacccaCCAGTGACTGAACAccagtcatttttctttaagactGCAGCACTTTTGTCTCCAGCACAATGACTTAAGATACTGCCTCATTGTTTATAAGCAGCCAAAGCAACCAACTCATCCCTTTGTTGGTGTAATTGCCTGCTATGCTCGTAGTCATATGACTGTCTGGTTCTGGGCCCAAAAGTAACTgatggtttttttgtttttaatgactgGCTTCTGAATGTGAAAGGTAGGGTGTAATTTTATATATCTGATTCATTTAAGGGATTAACGAGGTAAAGGTCAATTAGAAATCACGTACCTCATAACTGTGCTGTCTGTACCTCAGAGACTCACAGGAATAGGGAAAAggtaaagaagagaaaggaaacgCAAACAGAtgagctgtttttcttcagatctATGGCTTCAATGTTTgctcaacagaagaaaattaaaacaaaaccccaagcATGGATTCCACAGAAAACCAAGCAAGCAGTAACTAAGTCTTTTGTTTGGATTTCATAATTCACATGCACAATCTACTCTGTAGCTACAGCTCCACAAATAAACTGCATCTCTGGTGCTATGTTGTCTTTGATCTTCAGTTCCAGGTGACCAATGACctgcattttctgctcttcatggTTCTTACTCTGTGCCTTTGGTTTTCCAGAGCACGCATACATGAGGGGTGTAAAAGAGGGAGTGCTCACAGAAGGAACGGGATTAGAGCAGGAACAAGCGTTATTATATTCCATGAGAAGAATCAACGACAAAAAAATAACTTGGATATTTGTTCACGTTTAAAGCTGTTACAAATTTAGACGAGCAATTAAATTTTTGTGAACTTTGGCAATGGCCAAATCTGCTCCAGTTCAGGCCAGGTTTGAAAATAGaatgaagaggagggagagggaaatggggagaaCAACTAGCCAGCAGATGTGGGAATCTTGGGCTAGGGCCAGCAGCTGCCCTAGCAATACTGTGCTGAGACCAGAGCATCTCCACTGGTCACTATTATGCTCAGCCCAAAGCCCCAGAGCTTTACCCTAAATACAGCCTGTCCCCACTCAGTGCCAACCAGACATCATCTGCTTTTGCCCCTTCCCTCTGAAGCTAAGCCATTCCTCATCATAGCCACAACCTATGCCCGAAGGAGACCCCGTAGGTGTGTACACCACATGTGCCGAGGAGGTGTGAGCACAGCGTGGACACAGATGTTGGTAAAGCAAACCAAGGGTCAATAGGACTTTCCAGAACCAACGTGGTTTTGCCCCACAGGGACCGAACAGAGGAGGTTTAAGCTGATTCCTGGCACACAAACCAGAGAGCTTTTAATGCAGGCCACTCAGCACTCACCTCCTTTAccttttttccagagaaaacatGATGTAAATGTCTGCTAGTTTAGGGCAATTCTAGTTCTCACATTTTATAGCAGACCAAGATGTTacatttttcctgttattttgcCTGGTTACAGCAAGCATACACGGCACTTTTTGACTCCTGGAAGTGCATTGAGGTATACCTAAAGgctatgtttttttaataaatgcaggACAAGCCTTTGAGCTGTCCCACCAACAAAATGCAGTGCTTCAAGGTTGTAGCCCATGTGAAACACAGCACCCTGAACAGCTGTATGTGCAGCCTAATTTAACACCCCAATCAAGTAGGCGCATGAATTAAGAATTATACCTTTAAAGCCGATAACTGTTGTGGCTTGCATTGTTTTAATGATCATTAGAGCAACAACCATGATTTATGGGCAGCTGTAAAAGCGACTAAAAGTATGGGCTATTCTCAGTAAAGATGATGCCTGACAGAAGATGATTTCTGATAACATTTACTGTGCTTAACCAATGACTGCATCCATTAAAGAACTCTAATGCTTATTCAACTCCAGCTAGACAAATTTAAGTCATAGAAATGATCTTCTTTTGAAAGACCTCTGCCATGAGCTGTGTGATTATGTTTAGCCTATAAATCTGTACCCAAGAGCTGAGGTTACATGGTCTCTAGTCCTGCAACTAACTAAAAGCTATAAGTTTATATTGTCTTAGCAATGATTTCACTGCTCCGCTTCTCTTGTCAAAATGCCCATTTCAAATTGCAGATGGCTGATTAGTCTGTTGCACAAGCATTATGGTTCTAGTGACCGCAGATGATACAATCAGCGTCTTTGTCACGGTTGGAGATCTCAATGCCTTGCTCTTTGAGCTCACTGAGGAAGATGTTTAGCTGCTCTGTCACCGTTTCAGTGAAGGCTAATGTGTGCAGACAGGAACTGTTGGTGGGGAAATAGGCAGATTCAGCTCCACTGATGGCCATCTCAGAGGCTGGAAAGATCAAAgatgacatcagaaaaaaaaaacccagcaaaaatatttagcttAGATTTGCCCCAATTTTTAAACAAGCACCAGCATTCCTATTTTCCAGACTGAAGACTTCAACTTGGAATGAAAGTGTCTAGATGACTGGGGGGGTTGCAGGCCTTGGGAAACAACCGCTCTAGCAACAAGGCACTGTCAACAGTAAACTATTTTCCTCTAAACATCAGAGAGATAGGTTGTCCTTTCTATTTATGTAtatgcacatttatttttaaatgaaggcaGTAACAATGGAGTCAGTCAGCCTGCTTCAGGTCACAGGCTACTCTCTGGATGCAATGGGAGCAGTGCTAAAACTCTTGGGCTGCCACATGAAAAAGGCAGCATTGCTGGCTGGGGTCCAGCTGCAGTGTTTTGTTGTATGTACACACAGTGAATGGCGCAGGTGTTGGCCAATTTTGCTGAGGTTCTTTATGCACTGTTGCAAGATAAAGAGCAGTTTTATGTTCTACTGCTATCTGCCCAGCGGTCATACAGCCCTTGTGAAAGGTAGAGTTTGTcttaaattataattatttactttaaaaaaaaaaattaaaaaaataaaacaacagtgtggctgagggaagtggggctGTTTAACCTGAAGAAGACCGAGTGGAGCCTtcattactctctacaactgcctgaaaggaagttgtagcgacgtggatgctggtctcttctgccaagtaacaagtgataggcctcaagttgcaccagaggaggtttagattggatatcaaaaaaaaattactttaccAAAAGAGGGGTGGagcattggaaaaggctgcccaggtaAATGGTGGCGTGTcctcccctggaggtgttcaaaaaacgtgtGGACATGGTACTTGGGGCATGGTCATGTTGGGCTGacaattggacttgatgatcttagagctcttttccaacctcaatgattctatgattctgtgatcttcccACAAACGCTACATACATGCCCTATTTGCTGTCCCGAGCTGAATTAGTGATGCTCACCACCCCAGGCCTTTATGGCAGTTCTAAAGGTAACATGATTTCTCTTTCAGCAGTTTGCCAGCCCAGCACCGGCTCTCACAATGTCACAGATACCAACGACATCGAAactttgctttcctcctttttctaaacaaaagaGACCAAGCCTCCCACCCCTGAAACCAGATGTGTTTGAAAAACACTCACGGTTACAAACAGCCAGTTCCTTTCCCCCAACAAGCTGTGTAGTCCAGGAAAACCTAGTGGCGTTGCCACATACTTCATACAGCCTGCTTCTCCTGAGGAACTGAAAGTCATAACCCTTGGGAAAGAGAGAGTGGGGAGAAAACAGTGTCTTAGACTACATCGTGGCGACTGTAAGGTGAAGAGATATTCAGCCAATGAATGTCAATACAAACACTATCACCTCTTCCtgccttaaggaaaaaaaggtataaaaaggaaaattatgctTTACACACTTGACACTTGTAAATTAATGAATAGATCCAGCAACAGAAGAGTGGACAACTAAGAATATTACCTTGTTGCACATGGGTTTGCAGTACTGAGCATCATCAATGATGACACACACCAGCCCACCATTTCTAGGAGCCGTTGGGAGCGGGCACGAAAACAGCTGCTTGCAAACTTTTGAgtggattaaaaacaaaaccagaaagagacaaaacaaCACATCAGAGTGAAAGTAAGTATAAAAGTCTCCCCTTTCTCAAGCAAATCATATGTATACTCATTGACCTGGGCATGGCTGGTAACTGCCCCCACAAGGTCGCTTTGTCAAAGTAAGCACTTTGGTTTGCTTAAAAacacttaatattttcttgGCAACACCTGATTTTTCCACTATCACTTGTCACCACACCAGCAAAGTCCTTGTTAGCCCCAGTTACACCCTAGAAGTGACCCAAAGTGACATTCACATTCAGTACTATTGTGTCCAAAACTATGCTAATATTTCTTGGAAAAGTATGACTGATATGCCCACTCCCAGACACTGGGGAGGCTCTTGCTGGAGGACGGGgcaggctctgctgcctctgtgaCTCTGCACTGCTCTTCAGCACTggaggctgggctggggggaTAGTGGGACCCCACACATTGGTGCTGCCGTGCCCCCCAGATGCCTGTCTGTGCAGTGGTTAAGCATCCTTGCTTTCTGGCTTATTACCAAGGTGTCTTGGTTTTCTCCCTCTCAAGAAATGCAGGTACTTGGCTCATTCTGACTGtaggtaaagaaattttcttagTGTTTCTCCACTGGCTCTTTGTTCAATACCAGCAAAGAAGGACATCTGTTGATGAGGGGCCTCACATTTCGCTTGAACAGGGAACAGAAGATCAAGTGTGTCTTGCAGTTTCCAGACAAGGTGATTGATTGAAGCTTTTTCAGCCTTGGTGAGCATATCAGGAAAGcattttgaatatttctgtGGAGTTAGGGAGAAAAAAGTCCAAATTAAGGACGAAAGGCGTTGgaattaatttataaatgtagtcaaatgctttttcctttttaaaaaaaaatgtagaacaaGAACCACATTGAAAGTTATACAGCTTTAAGTGCCACTAATTTCCCCCACAAagtttttggaagaaattcagTACTTTTTTTCGAAAAGAGCAGCTAGATAGGATTTTACCATTATATCACCATCAAGAAAGAGGACTGGTGcgggctggttttttttttttgcctgtatttGAAAAGATATATTCTTGTTTTTTGGTTATGGCATTTATCACGGCTCTATACCATGCACATATGCACAGAAGCTATTTATATGGGTATAGAGCAATAGCTAGACACAAATGCTTACTTTACACGCAttcacaaatatatatattttagacacatacagacacatgttcaaggccaggttggatgaggctttgagcagcctgctccaatgggaggtgtctctgcccatggcggggggaggaactgaatgatctttaaagtcccttccaacccaatccattctgttattctatggTATGCCTACCCCAGAGAAGACATTAACTcataaaacagcatttcagctgACTGGCTTTTGAGTTTAAAACATTTAGCATTTTCTGTTCGAAAGTGGAAATGGAAACAATGCGTGTGAGGCAAAAGACATAACTGTTTATGTTCAAGGCATTTTATATATCTGAAGCAATGCAAAACTGGAAAACGTGCCTACAAGGACACTTTTTGCctagcagcagcagagccaaggACACAGCAGGTCAAACGACACTAAACATTTTTTGCTCTTTGATCTTGCTCCCTACCCCCCAGTGTATTTTTGCTTTGGGCCAGGCATTGCCAAAGCAATGTGCAAGTAGTGCTTGCGCAGCCAGAACACCCCACTACACCAGCACACCCCACTGCACCAGCACACCCCGCTGCACCAGCACACCCCACTACACCAGCACACCCCGCCTCACCAGCACACCCCACTACACCAGCACACCCCGCTGCACCAGCACACCCCACTACACCAGCACACCCCACTACACCAGCACACCCCGCCGCACCAGCACACCCCACTACACCAGCACACCCCGCTGCACCAGCACACCCCACTACACCAGCACACCCCACTACACCAGCACACCCCGCCGCACCAGCACACCCCACTACACCAGCACACCCCGCCGCACCAGCACACCCCGCCGCACCAGCACACCCCACTACACCAGCACACCCCACTACACCAGCACACCCCGCCTCACCAGCACACCCCACTACACCAGCACACCCCGCTGCACCAGCACACCCCACTACACCAGCACACCCCACTACACCAGCACACCCCGCCGCACCAGCACACCCCACTACACCAGCACACCCCGCTGCACCAGCACACCCCACTACACCAGCACACCCCGCTGCACCAGCACACCCCACTACACCAGCACACCCCGCTGCACCAGCACACCCCGCTGCACCAGCACACCCCACTGCACCAGCACACCCCGCTGCACCAGCACACCCCACTACACCAGCACACCCCACTGCACCAGCACACCCCACTACACCAGCACACCCCACTGCACCAGCACACCCCGCTGCACCAGCACACCCCACTACACCAGCACACCCCACTGCACCAGCACACCCCAATGCACCAGCACACCCCACTACACCAGCACACCCCACTGCACCAGCACACCCCAATGCACCAGCACACCCCGCCGCACCAGCACACACAGGCAGGCCCTGCTCCTCCCACCACCACAGACGGGCGCAA
Coding sequences within:
- the LOC128852717 gene encoding uncharacterized protein LOC128852717 isoform X1, whose translation is MLFSSGSLRKSLGFVTLAVLLTGFAATGAFAGESDCENANIGDVTESLEKYSKCFPDMLTKAEKASINHLVWKLQDTLDLLFPVQAKCEAPHQQMSFFAVCKQLFSCPLPTAPRNGGLVCVIIDDAQYCKPMCNKGYDFQFLRRSRLYEVCGNATRFSWTTQLVGGKELAVCNPSEMAISGAESAYFPTNSSCLHTLAFTETVTEQLNIFLSELKEQGIEISNRDKDADCIICGH
- the LOC128852717 gene encoding uncharacterized protein LOC128852717 isoform X2, which encodes MLFSSGSLRKSLGFVTLAVLLTGFAATGAFAGESDCENANIGDVTESLEKYSKCFPDMLTKAEKASINHLVWKLQDTLDLLFPVQAKFCKQLFSCPLPTAPRNGGLVCVIIDDAQYCKPMCNKGYDFQFLRRSRLYEVCGNATRFSWTTQLVGGKELAVCNPSEMAISGAESAYFPTNSSCLHTLAFTETVTEQLNIFLSELKEQGIEISNRDKDADCIICGH